In the Deinococcus ficus genome, one interval contains:
- a CDS encoding DMT family transporter, which yields MTAAPTVHRAAARSALQAGVLWALLAAAAFSTLGIWGKLAAQAGLPSDATLALRFSLVAALLLPLTARGVTRPQALRMLAVGGLYALATTCYFGALGRITAGATGLLLYLAPAFVILFAWLRGHVPARTQLAAVGLTAAGLGLVVGLPGPADRDPLGLLLGAGAGALYALYLMVSERWLAGQSAWTGTAFMALTAGAYFAARAALSGTLTLPATGAQWGAVLGMALIPTLVAVPALYGAVRHLGAARASLLGTLEPLFTVLLAAVVLQEALRPTLLAGGGLILAGAVLSQLRPGGGPRPA from the coding sequence ATGACCGCCGCCCCGACCGTCCACCGCGCCGCCGCCCGGTCCGCACTGCAGGCCGGGGTGCTGTGGGCGCTGCTGGCCGCCGCGGCCTTCTCCACCCTGGGCATCTGGGGCAAGCTGGCCGCGCAGGCCGGCCTGCCCAGCGACGCCACCCTGGCGCTGCGCTTCAGTCTGGTCGCGGCCCTGCTGCTTCCCCTGACCGCGCGCGGCGTGACCCGGCCTCAGGCGCTGCGGATGCTGGCGGTGGGCGGCCTGTACGCCCTGGCCACCACCTGTTACTTCGGGGCGCTGGGGCGCATCACGGCCGGCGCCACCGGCCTGCTGCTGTACCTCGCGCCGGCCTTCGTGATCCTGTTCGCGTGGCTGCGCGGGCACGTGCCCGCCCGCACGCAGCTGGCCGCGGTGGGCCTCACCGCCGCCGGGCTGGGCCTGGTGGTCGGGCTGCCTGGCCCGGCCGACCGCGATCCCCTGGGCCTGCTGCTGGGCGCCGGGGCGGGCGCGCTGTACGCCCTGTACCTGATGGTGTCCGAACGCTGGCTGGCCGGGCAGAGCGCCTGGACCGGCACCGCCTTCATGGCCCTGACCGCCGGGGCGTACTTCGCCGCCCGCGCCGCCCTCAGCGGCACGCTGACCCTGCCCGCCACCGGCGCGCAGTGGGGCGCCGTGCTGGGCATGGCGCTGATTCCCACCCTGGTCGCGGTGCCCGCGCTGTACGGCGCAGTGCGGCACCTGGGCGCCGCGCGGGCCAGCCTGCTGGGCACCCTTGAGCCGCTGTTCACGGTGCTGCTGGCCGCCGTGGTGTTGCAGGAGGCGCTGCGGCCCACCCTGCTGGCCGGCGGCGGCCTGATCCTGGCCGGCGCGGTGCTCTCGCAGCTGCGCCCAGGCGGCGGCCCCCGGCCCGCCTGA